The following are encoded in a window of Lagenorhynchus albirostris chromosome 3, mLagAlb1.1, whole genome shotgun sequence genomic DNA:
- the SLC26A2 gene encoding sulfate transporter — MSLKNKEQDDQYSPPSSIHLEHEEESHNDFQQFETNDQCRPHVRIHLEPQEKPDTNFKQFVIKKLEKSCQCSSTKARNIIFGFLPVLQWLPKYNLKKNILGDVMSGLIVGILLVPQSIAYSLLAGQEPVYGLYTSFFASFIYFLLGTSRHISVGIFGVLCLMIGEVVDRELYKAGYDTAHVTSSLGVVSNESTLLSQPSGKICDKSCYAIIVGSTVTFMAGVYQVVMGFFQVGFVSVYLSDALLSGFVTGASFTVLTSQAKYLLGLSLPRSSGVGSLITTWIHIFRNIHKTNICDLITSLLCLLVLLPTKELNERLKSKLKAPIPTELFVVVAATLASHFGKLNEKYNTSIAGHIPTGFLPPKAPDWNLIPNVAVDAIAISIIGFAITVSLSEMFAKKHGYTVKANQEMYAIGFCNIIPSFFHCFATSAALAKTLVKESTGCQSQLSGVVTALVLLLVLLVIAPLFYSLQKSVLGVITIVNLRGALRKFKDLPEMWRISRMDTVIWFVTMLSSALISTEIGLLVGVCFSLFCVILRTQKPKTSLLGVVEESEIFESMSAYKNLRAKPGIKIFRFVAPLYYINKEYFKSSLYKKTLNPVLVKAAQKKAVKRKIKKETAPLSGIRDEVSVQLSHDPLEFHTIVVDCSAIQFLDTAGIHTLKEVRRDYEAIGIQVLLAQCNPSVRDSLARGEYCKKEEENLLFYSVYEAMTFAEDSQNQKDIYVPNGLSFSSN, encoded by the exons atgtctttgaaaaataaagagcaaGATGACCAATACAGTCCTCCATCTAGTATCCATCTGGAGCATGAAGAGGAATCACATAATGACTTCCAGCAATTTGAGACCAATGATCAATGCAGACCTCATGTTAGGATCCATTTGGAGCCTCAAGAGAAACCGGATACTAACTTCAAGCAATTTGTCATCAAAAAACTAGAGAAGAGTTGCCAGTGCAGTTCAACCAAAGCCAGAAATATCATTTTCGGCTTCCTTCCTGTTTTGCAGTGGCTCCCAAAATATAatctgaagaaaaacattttaggaGATGTGATGTCTGGCTTGATTGTGGGCATCTTATTGGTGCCCCAATCCATTGCTTATTCTCTCCTGGCTGGCCAAGAACCTGTCTATGGTCTGTACACATCTTTTTTTGCCAGCTTCATTTATTTCCTACTGGGTACCTCCCGTCACATTTCTGTGGGCATTTTTGGAGTACTGTGCCTTATGATTGGTGAAGTAGTTGACCGAGAGCTATACAAAGCTGGCTACGACACTGCCCATGTTACTTCTTCTTTAGGAGTGGTTTCAAATGAGAGCACATTATTAAGCCAGCCATCAGGCAAGATATGTGACAAAAGTTGCTATGCAATTATAGTTGGCAGCACTGTAACCTTTATGGCTGGGGTTTATCAG GTAGTGATGGGCTTCTTTCAAGTGGGCTTTGTTTCAGTCTACCTCTCAGATGCCTTGCTGAGTGGATTTGTCACTGGTGCCTCCTTCACAGTTCTTACATCTCAGGCCAAGTATCTCCTTGGACTCAGCCTTCCTCGGAGTAGTGGCGTGGGATCACTCATCACTACTTGGATACATATCTTCAGAAACATCCATAAGACCAATATCTGTGATCTCATCACCAGCCTTTTGTGCCTTTTGGTTCTTTTGCCAACCAAAGAACTCAATGAGCGCCTCAAGTCCAAACTTAAGGCACCTATTCCTACTGAACTCTTTGTTGTTGTGGCAGCCACATTAGCCTCTCATTTTGGAAAACTAAATGAGAAATACAATACCAGTATTGCTGGACATATTCCCACTGGGTTTTTGCCACCCAAAGCACCGGACTGGAACTTAATTCCTAATGTGGCTGTAGACGCAATAGCTATTTCTATCATTGGGTTCGCTATTACTGTATCACTTTCTGAGATGTTTGCCAAGAAACATGGCTACACAGTCAAAGCTAATCAGGAAATGTATGCCATCGGCTTTTGCAatatcattccttccttcttccactgCTTTGCTACTAGTGCAGCTCTTGCAAAGACATTGGTTAAAGAATCCACAGGCTGTCAAAGTCAGCTTTCTGGTGTGGTGACAGCTCTGGTTCTTTTGTTGGTCCTCTTGGTAATAGCTCCTTTATTCTATTCCCTTCAGAAAAGTGTCCTCGGTGTGATCACTATTGTGAATCTCCGGGGAGCCCTACGTAAATTTAAGGATCTGCCGGAGATGTGGAGGATTAGCAGAATGGATACAGTTATCTGGTTTGTTACTATGCTGTCCTCTGCACTGATAAGTACTGAAATAGGCCTGCTCGttggggtttgtttttctctgttttgtgtcATCCTCCGCACTCAGAAGCCAAAGACTTCATTGCTTGGTGTGGTGGAAGAGTCTGAAATCTTTGAATCCATGTCTGCCTACAAGAACCTTCGGGCTAAGCCAGGCATCAAGATTTTCCGCTTTGTAGCCCCTCTCTACTACataaacaaagaatattttaaatcttccttATACAAAAAAACTCTCAACCCAGTCTTAGTAAAGGCAGCTCAGAAGAAGGCAGTAAAGAGAAAGATCAAAAAGGAAACAGCACCTCTCAGTGGAATCCGGGATGAAGTTTCAGTGCAACTTTCCCATGATCCCTTAGAGTTCCATACCATAGTGGTTGACTGTAGTGCAATACAATTTTTAGATACAGCAGGGATCCATACACTGAAAGAAGTTCGCAGAGATTATGAAGCCATTGGCATCCAGGTTCTGCTGGCTCAGTGCAATCCCTCTGTGAGGGATTCCCTGGCCCGGGGAGAGTACtgcaaaaaggaagaagaaaaccttCTGTTTTATAGTGTATATGAAGCAATGACTTTTGCAGAAGACTCTCAAAATCAGAAAGATATATATGTTCCCAATGGTCTGagtttttccagtaattga